The DNA region TTACTCCTTTTTGTCCTAATGCAGGACCTATTGGAGGACTTGGATTAGCCATACCAGCAGATACTTGAAGTTTTATATAAGATTGTATTTTTTTTGCCATATTAAGATTTTCCTTATAAAAATGTTTTTAATTTTTTTCAACTTGTCTAAAGTCTAACTCTACAGGAGTAGATCTACCAAAAATCGAAACAGATACTTTTAATCTACTTTTTTCATAATCTACTTCTTCGACAACTCCATTAAAATCTGCAAAAGGACCATCATTAACTCGAATCATTTCTCCAGGTTCAAATAAAGTTTTAGGTCTTGGTTTGTCACCAATTTGACGTAGTCTATTAACAATAGTTTCTACTTCTTTATCACTGATTGGTGATGGTTTATCTGATTTTCCTCCAATAAAACCTAGTACTCTAGGAATATTCCTCATTAAATGCCAAGTTGTATCTGTCATAATCATTTGAATTAAAACATATCCTGGAAAAAATTTATGTTCACTTTTTCTACGCTGTCCACCTCGAATTTCAACAACTTCTTCAGAAGGAACCATAACTTCACCAAAAAATTCTTGCATTTTATTTAATTTCACATGTTCTCGTATTGATTGAGCAACACGACTTTCAAAACCAGAAAAAGCTTGTAAAACATACCATTTTTTTTTTGGATTTTCGTGCATTTTTATAACCTTAAACTAATAATAAATGCTATTAAACGAAATATAATACTATCTAAACCCCATAAAAGTAGTGACATAAATATTGTTACAAAAATAATGATAAATGTAGTATATAAAGTTTCTTTATATTTAGGCCATATTATTTTTTGCATTTCACTTTTTGATGCATTTATATACGCTAGGATAGCTTTGCCTTTTTTTGTGTAAATTAAAATAGCAATTGTACAACTAATTAAAAAAATTATTAACGAAATTCGAATAAATAAATTTATTTTATTAAAATAACAGTGAATTAAAATACATAAAATAAAATTTATAAGTATAAAAATCCATTTTATTTTTTCTATATTTTTATTTTTTTTTTGGTTAGAAATTTGTATACTCATGTTTTCTCCTGAGAATTGTAAAAAATTAAATAATTCAAGAAATATATTAGACTTTCTTGAAAGTTTAATTTTTTTATAATACATATGTTACAAATTTTTTGAAAAATAAAAATTGTATTTAGAGTATATTTTCATTTCAGGATTTAGATAATTTTAAAGGTGAGATTTTTTATGGATTGAATATTATTTTTGAAATTTTGTATTAGAATATATTTTTTTAAAATGCTGATACCCAGAATTGAACTGGGGACCTCACCCTTACCAAGGGTGTGCTCTACCCACTGAGCCATATCAGCAGCATTTTTTTAAGCGGTCAGCGGGAATTGAACCCGCATCATCAGCTTGGAAGGCTGAGGTAATATCCATTATACGATGTCCGCATGTGTAATGTTTTTGGTGGGAGAAGGATTCGAACCTTCGAAGTCTCAGACGGCAGATTTACAGTCTGCTCCCTTTAGCCACTCGGGAATCCCACCTATTAAAACATTTTTGCCGGCTACCGGAATCGAACTGGTGACCTACTGATTACAAGTCAGTTGCTCTACCTGCTGAGCTAAGCCGGCATTAAATAAACTTTGTTTTTTAATATTATATGTTTTTTCGTTTTTAATGCAAGGTTTTTTAAAAAATAATTTTAAATAATATATTATTATTTAATATAATATTTATAAAATACATAAAATTTAACTTATGAATAATTAAATTAAATATTTTTTAATAATTTTATTCTTCCCATAGCATTAATAAAATCTATTTCAGGTTCTAACCATATTTTAAATTTTTTTAAAATAGATTTTTGTATTATTTCAGCTAGTTTTAAAATTTCTTTTGGATGAGCTTTTTTTCGATTAATTAATATAAGTTTTTGTTTTTTATAAATAGCAGCATCTCCAATTTGGATGTTATTAAAATTATATTTTTCAATTAACCAAGCAGCTGAAATTTTTATAGATCCATCAATTTGCAAATAATGCGGTATATTAATATATAAAGATAAAATTTTTTTTGCTTTTTTTTTAGAAATAATAGGATTTTTAAAAAAGCTACCTGCATTTCCTAATTTATTTACATTAGGTAATTTTTTTTTTCTTATTTGACATATACTATTATATATTTTATAAGGGTTTACTTCTGTTATATTTATATTTTTTAAAAGTGCTTTAAAAATAATAGGATTCCATTTTTTGTATATTTTAATACCCACAGCAAGCACTGCATATTTGTCTTTGTACTTATATTTAAAAATACTATCACGATAAGAAAATTTACATAAATCTTTTTTAATTCTTATTATTTTAGAATTTTCTAAAGAAATAATATCAACATATTGACATATATTTTTAAATTCTAATCCATATGCGCCAATATTTTGAATAGCAGCAGATCCTAAACAGCCCGGAATTAATGCTAGGTTTTCTAATCCAAAAAAACCCATTCTTAATGTATATTTAACTAAGTCGTTCCATTTTTCTCCTGAATAAACATGTAATAACCAAGCATTTATTTGTTCTTTAACTTTAATACCTTTAATTCTATTAATTATAACTATTCCTTTATAATTTTCTAAAAAAAGTACATTACTACCCTCCCCTAAAATTATATAAGGAATATTAGATAAATTGCATGTTTTACAAATATTAATTAATGATTGAATACTTCGAACAAAAATAATTTTTTTTGCTGTTACATCGATAGAAAATGTGTTTAAATCTTTTAAAGATTTTTGATAAATTTTATTTTTATGCATATAAATTTTTAATATTATTAACATTTTTTAAAAATATACTATTTTCGGAGAAAAGTCCTATATTTATTTATGATATTATAACTAAAATTAAAATATTTTAATGGAGTTTTAAATATGAGTTTTTTAAAAAATGAATATCACCAAGATATAGTTAATCAAAAATTGAGCAATCTAAATAAGTTAATACGATGTTCTTTTGAATTTTTTCCACCTAAAAACATATATTTAGAAGAAAAATTATTTTCTTCTGTAATTCAATTAAATAAATTAAAACCATTTTTTTTTTCTGTTACCTATGGAGCAAATAGTGGTGAACGTAAAAAAACATATACAATTGTAAAAAAAATATATGAAAAAACAGGTGTTATAACAGCTCCTCATTTAACTTGTGTTGACGCAACACCAAGTGAATTAGAAAAAATAGCGAAATTTTACTGGGAAAATGGTATTCGAAGTATATTTGCATTAAGAGGAGATTCTGATAATACTAATCATCTACATCAAATGTATGCTTATGATTTAGTTGTTTTATTAAAAAAAATAGCTGATTTTGATATTTCTGTAGCAGCATATCCTGAAATACATCCAGAAGCTAAAAACGCACAATCTGATATTTTAAGTTTAAAAAAGAAAGTTGATGCAGGTGCTAATCGAGCTATTACTCAGTTTTTTTTTAATACTGAAAGTTATTTACGTTTTCGAGATAATTGTATTAAAAATAATATAAATGTTGAAATTATACCTGGTATATTGCCTATTTATAATTTTTCACAGTTAAAACAATTTTCTAAATTAACTAATGTTCATATTCCATCTTGGATGTTTGAGATTTTTAATAGATTAACTAATGACTTAATTACTCAAAGAATTATAGGTGCTAGTATAGTTATAGATATTATAAAAAATTTATCTAAAGAAGGTGTAAAAAACTTTCATTTTTATACTTTAAATCAATCAGATGTAGTATATTCTATATGTCGTTTATTTGGTTTTTAAGATTTTAATTATATAAATTATTTTTTTAACAACAAAATTTAATTATTAGTTGTTTTAAAATATTTTTTGTAGGCTCGATAAACGAACAATGTAAATATTCATCTGGATAATGTGCTTGATCGATTGAACCAGGCCCTAAAATCAATGTAGGTGCAATTTTATTTAAAAATGGTGCTTCTGTGCAATAGTTCGCAGTTGTAGATTCAATTTTACAAAAATTTTCTATTTTTTGCACTATTTTATGTTTTTTAGATATTTCATATGCAGGTACAGAAAAAAAAAGATTTTTTAAAAAAATTCGATTTGGCCATTTTTTATTAATTTTTTTTAATTTTTCTTTTAATAAAATTTCTAATGTTTTTAAGTTTAATTTGGGTATAGGTCGTATTTCAAATGTTATACTACATAACGAACAAATTCGATTGATTGCATTACCACCATTAATAGATCCTAAGTTCATAGTCGGATATGAAATAGAAAAATCTTGATGTGAATAGTTTTGTTGTAAATATTTTTTAAGATCAATTAAATTTTTTATTACTTCGTATGCAATTTCAATACTATTAATACCATTAGAGGGATTACTGGAATGTCCAGTATTACCAATAATGTCAATTTTATATGAAATATGACCTTTATGAGCTTTTATTAATTTTAAAGACGTTGGTTCTCCAATAATAATACAATCTGGTTTAATATTTGTAGATTGAGAAAAATATCTTGCTCCAGACATATCTGTTTCTTCATTAGCAGTAGCAAGTATATAAATTGGTTTTTTAAGCTTTTTGATATTTATAGAAGATATCACATCTAATAAAAAAGCAAAAAATCCTTTCATATCAACTACACCTAATCCATATAATTTATCATCTTTTTTGGTTAATTTAAAAGGATCTTTAGTCCATGCATTTTCATCAAAATCAACAGTATCTGTATGACCTGAAAATAACAATCCTCCATTACCTATACCCAATGAAGATAACATATTAAATTTATTTGTATTAGGTATATTTATAATTTGTATTAAAAAATTTAACTCTGAAAAATAATTTGCCAATAAGTCAATTAAAACTTTATTACTTTGATCTATTGTTTTTTTTTCGCTACTGATTGTAGGTATTTTAATAAACGATTCATACATTTGTATAAAAGAAGGTATTTTTCTTTTCATTTGAGCAAACTTATTAAAATTTTTTATATATTAAAACATATGTTACATATAAAGTAAAAATACTAATATAATTAAACATGCAAGCATTTTATATTTAATAATATAATAAATTAATTTTTAAAATAATTTTTTATTTTTAAGGTTTTCAATTTATGTTAAATGTTTTAATTGTCGGCGCTAGCGGGTATTCTGGAGCAGAGTTAGTTAATTATATTAATCGTCATAAGTTTGCTAGAATAAAAAAAATTTTTTTATCTAAAGATAGTATTGACATAGGAAAATTATTTTCTGATTTACATCCAGAATATACAAATATTATAAATTTATCATTTGAGTCTATTGAGAATTTTGCTTTAATTAAAAATAATATAGATGTGGTATTTTTGGCGACAGATCATAATGTAAGTCATACCTTAGTCCCTTTTTTTATAGAACACAATTGTGTTGTAATAGATTTATCTGGTGCATATAGAATAAATGATATTAGTATTTATTTAGAATATTATGGTTTTATTCATCAATACAAAAAAATTTTAAAAAAATCTGTTTATGGATTAGCTGAATGGAACCAGAAAAAAATTAAGGAAGCAAAATTGATTGCTATTCCAGGGTGTTATGCTACTTGTATACAATTAGCGCTCAAACCTATTTTAGAATCTAATATTTTATCTAAATCATATATTCCTATAGTTAATGCTATTAGTGGTGTTAGTGGTGCTGGTAGAAAGCCAAGTATTAATAATAGTTTTTGTGAAGTTAGTTTATCTCCATATAATATTTTTACGCATCGTCATACCCCAGAAATTATAGCACATTTAGGAATTCCAATAATTTTTATTCCACACTTGGGTCCTTTTGCAAGAGGCATTATTGCTACTATTACATGTAAATTAAAAACAAATGTTAAATTAAATCATATTTATGATATATATAATATATTTTATAAAGATAAATCATTAATTAGAGTGTATCAAAATACTTTTCCAAGTATTAAAGGAATAGTAAAATTACCATTTTGTGATATCGGATTTACTATTCAAGATGAATATCTTGTTATTGTAACAGCTGAAGATAATTTATTAAAAGGTGCAGCTGCTCAAGCAATACAGTGTTTTAATATTCGTTTTGGATTTAATGAAACAGAATCAATTATTTAATGAGGTATTTTAATGATTAATTCCTTAGTTATTAAATTAGGTGGAGTTCTTTTAGAAAGCGATAACGCAATGATGGGTTTGTTTAAAGCCATTTATGATTATCAAAAATCTAATAAACGAAATATTTTAATAATTCATGGAGGTGGACGATTAATAGATAATTTAATGAATAAATTATCTTTACCTATTACTAAAAAAAATGGCTTACGTATTACGCCTTCTGAACATATTAATGTTATTACAGGAGCTTTATCTGGAACAGCTAATAAAATTCTCTTGGCGTGGGCATTAAAAAATAAAATAAATGCTGTAGGTTTATGCTTATCTGATGGGCAAAGTACAAATATAGAAATATTAGATAAAGATTTAGGTCATGTAGGTAAAGTTAAACCAGGTTCTCCTGTTTTTTTATTAAATTTATGTGAGCAAGGTATTTTACCAATTATTAGTTCTATAGGTATTACAAATGATGGTAAATTAATGAATGTAAATGCAGATTTAGCTGCAACAGCAATTGCAAAAACTTTAGGAGCTCATTTAATTTTATTATCAGATATTAGTTCAATATTAGATGGAAAAGGACAAAGAATTAAAGAAATTAATAATGTTGAAGCTAAAAAATTAATTTCTCAAGGAATTATTACTAATGGTATGATTGTTAAAGTAAATGCCGCTCTAGATGCAGCTAAAACTTTACATAATTCAGTAGATATTGCTAGTTGGCAAAATACAGAAGATTTAAAATTGTTATTTAATGGTGTAAATATTGGAACACGAGTTTTAATATAGTTTAATTATATTATAGGTATTTAACATGACAAGTAATCTTGAAAAAGTTGTATTAGCATATTCTGGTGGTTTGGATACTTCGGCAATTATTCCTTGGTTAAAAGAAACTTATAAACTTGATGTTATTGCTTTTGTTGCAGATATTGGTCAATCTAAAAATGATTTAAACGATATTAACAAAAAAGCATTACAATCTGGTGCATCTAGTTGTCACATTTTTGATTTAAAAGATGATTTCATAGAAAATTATGTTTTTCCTATATTAAAAACAGGTGCTTTATACGAAGGTACTTATTTATTAGGAACAGCCCTAGCCAGACCTATTATAGCAAAAAAACAAGTAGAATTTGCTTTAAGTATTGGAGCAAAGTTTTTATGTCATGGTGCTACTGGGAAAGGTAATGATCAAATTCGATTTGAAATGGCTTACGCAGCATTAGCTCCTCATCTGACAGTAATTGCTCCCTGGCGTCAATGGAATTTAAATTCAAGAGAATCATTATTAGATTATCTAAATAAAAAAAATATTAATACTACAGCAACTTTAGAAAAAATTTATAGTAAAGACGAAAATGCTTGGCATATTTCTACAGAAGGTGGTTTACTTGAAAACCTTTGGAATAGAACTAATAGGGATTGTTGGAGTTGGACTACCGATCCAGAAAACGCTCCAGACAAACCAGAATATATTTTATTAAATATAAATCAAGGCTCTGTGAGTGCGATTAATAATGAACATGTAACTCCTTTAAAATGCATTAAAGAATTAAATAAAATAGGTTCTAAACATTCTATAGGACGATTAGATATTGTTGAAAATAGAATTGTGGGAATTAAATCTAGAGGTTGTTATGAAACTCCAGGTGGTACAATTGTTAATACCGCTTTAAGGGCAATTGAACAGTTAGTTTTTGATCGAGAAAGTTTTAATTGGAGAGAAAAAATTGGTTTAGAAATGTCTACAGTAGTTTATGATGGTAGATGGTTTACTCCAATTCGTGAATCTTTACAATGTGCTGCTAATTCATTAGCTTCTTTATTAAATGGAAAAGTAGTATTAAAATTATATAAAGGAAGTGTGATTGCTGTTCAAAAAAAATCTTTATGTTCATTATATTCTGAAGAATATGCAACTTTTAGTAAAGATGAAGTTTATAAACATTCAGATGCAGAAGGATTTATTCGTTTATTTTCTCTTTCTTCTAGAATACGTGCTTTAAATAAGTTAAAATAATTATATAAACAAATAATTATTAAATTAATTAATTTTATCAGAGAAAATATATGTCACTTTGGGGTGGAAGATTCCTTGATGAATCTAATAAATTATTTAAAGAATTCAATGCTTCTTTATCATTTGATTACATTTTAGCACAAGAGGACATATGTGCTTCAATTGCCTGGTCTAAATCTCTTCTAGAAACTGGTGTTTTAACCAAGACAGAACAAAAACAAATAGAAGTTGCTTTAATTTGTTTAAAACAAGAAATTTATACAAATCCAGAACAAATTCTTAAAAGTGATTATGAAGATATTCATAGTTGGATAGAATCTAATCTTATTAAAAAAATAGGAGAACTAGGTAAAAAATTACATACTGGTAGAAGTCGTAATGATCAAATTACTACTGATTTGAAATTATGGTGTAAAAATAACATTCAAATTTTATCACAAAGTATTTTAAATTTTCAAAAAATACTTATTTTAACTGCCGAATCATATTATGATGTTATAATGCCTGGATATACTCATTTACAACGCGCTCAACCTATTACTTTTTCTTATTGGTGCTTAGCATATATAGAAATGTTTAAACGTGATTTTAGTCGTTTAGAAGATACTTTAAAAAGATTAAATGTTAGTCCATTAGGATCAGGAGCTTTATCTGGTACAGGATGGAATATTGATCGTGACAAATTAGCATTATCTATGGGTTTTAGATCTGCTACTAATAATGCATTAGATAGTGTTTCAGATCGAGATTATGTTGTAGAACTATTATCTTCTGCTTCCATTAGTATGATGCATTTATCTAGATTTTCTGAAGATTTAATTTTTTTTAATTCTAGTGAAGCAAATTTTATCGAATTATCTGATTCTATTGCATCAGGGTCATCGTTAATGCCTCAAAAAAAGAATCCAGATGCTTTAGAATTAATACGTGGAAAATGTAGCCGTGTATATGGATCCTTGTTTTCTATTTTAGTTGTTTTAAAAGGTTTACCATTGTCTTATAATAAAGATATGCAAGAAGATAAAGAAAGTCTTTTTGATGCAATTAGAACATGGAATAATTCCTTGTTAATGGCTATTTTAATTTTAAAAAATATAAAAGTAAATCGTTTATCTTGCTATCAAGCTGCAGAAAAAGGATACTCTAATGCTACAGAAGTTGCAGATTATTTAGTGAAAAAAGGAATTACTTTTCGAGAAGCGCATAATATATCTGGGAAAATAGTATTACGAGCTATAAATGAAAATAAAGCTTTAAAAGATTTAGATTTGTTTATATTTCAGGAATATAATAATCTTATAGAAAACGATATATATGATCATATTACTTTAGAAGCATGTATTAAAAAACGCACATCAAAAGGTGGGGTTTCGTTAAATGAAGTCCAAGATGCAATTATAAAAGAAAAAATTCGATTAAATATTGTATAACTTTTAAGATATAAAAATTATAATAGTATTTCAATTTTATATTTTTAGGCATTTAAAGTTTTTTTAAATGCCAAAATTAACACTACCTAGATATATTATTATTTTAACCTATAAAAAATAGGATGTTTATTTCGTGAATAATATATTATTTTTTATATCTAATAATTTAGCACTTAGTGCTATATGGTTATTTTTCTTAATTATTATTGTTGTTTTAATTTATAAGCAATTTTATTTAAAAGAAAAAATAATTAATAATCTTGATGCAATAAAATTAATTAATGAAAAAAATGCTACAATCATCGATACACGATCTTTAGAATTATATAATACAGGTCATATTTTAAATGCTATTCATATTCCATTAAATGATATTTCTTTTAAAAAAATTAAAGAGTTAAATTTATCTACTGTTGTACCTGTAATTCTTATAATACATTCATCAAATAATAATAACAAATATATTAAGAAATTCATTGATAATGGAATAAGTAATATTTACATTTTAAAAAATGGAATGGAGGCCTGGAATACAGAAAATCTTCCTGTGATTACAAATAAAAATAATAATTAAATATGATAAAATAAAATTTTAATTAAATATTAAGCATTGGAAAATTTTATGATAGAAAAACAATTAGAAAAAAAAGTATTTGCAATTCAGAGAATTTATATAAAAGATATTTCTTTTGAAGCACCTAATACACCTGCAATTTTCGAAAAAAAATGTATTCCAACGATGAAATTTAATATAAACACAGATGTAAAAAAAATAAAATTAGATATTTTCGAAATTATTTTACAAGTTAGAGTAATAGTAGAAAGTAAAAAAGACTTAGTCTTTTTATGCGATGTACATCAAGCAGGAATTTTTCTTATTTCTAAATTTAATGAACAAGAGTTAAAATATTGTATAGCTTCATATTGCCCAAATATTTTGTTTCCATATGCTAGAACATGTATATCTAGTTTAGTTTCTTATGGTAGTTTTCCACAATTAAATCTTGCACCGATTAATTTTGATGATATTTTAAATCAAAATTCAAATTTAAAAAAAGATAATATCGACATCAATTGATATTTATATTTTTAATAATAAATGATGTATTTTAAAGACTATTTTAAGGAAAAACTATGTGTTCTACAGAAATCTTAGAACTATGGAATATAATAATATATGAAGCTAAACTTGCATCAAAAAAAGAACCAATTTTATATCGATTATATAAAGAAAGTATATTAAAACATAAGAAATTAAATTATGCATTAAGTTATATATTATCAACTAAATTATCTAGTTCAATAGTTTCTAGAAAAAATATGCAAAATATTTTTGATACAATATATTTAAATAATTTTTTTATGTTAGATCTAGTAGTTAAAGATTTAAAAGCTATTTTACAAAGAGATCCAGTTGTAAATAATTATTTAATCCCGTTTTTATATTTTAAAGGTTTTCATGCATTAGAATCATATAGAATAAGTCATTATCTTTGGAATCAAAAAAAATATGCATTATCAATGTATTTACAAAGTAGAATTTCTACTGTTTTTTCAGTTGATATTCATCCAGCTGCATATATTGGTTCTGGAGTGATGTTAGATCATGCAACTGGTATTGTTATTGGGGAAGGAGTTGTTATAGAAGATAACGTTTCTATTTTACACTCTGTTACTTTAGGCGGAACAGGAAAAAATAATAGTAAAAATAGACATCCAATTATTAGAAGCAAAGTTAGTATAGGTGCGGGAGCTAAAATATTAGGAAATATTGAAATTGGTTCTGAAACAAAAATCGGTGCTGGTTCAGTAGTATTAAAAAATATTCCACCATATGTTACAGTTGCTGGAGTGCCAGCTAAGATTGTAAAAAAAATAAAAAATAATGTAAATACTTTTTCTAAAGAAAGCCAAAGTATCTCTTTAGATAGTATAGAAGAATTTCAATATGGAGATGGTATTTAGTAAAACTTAGATTTAAAACTCCTGTGTTTTATTAAAAACATAATTTTTATGTTATTATTATTTTATTACAGAAGTTTTATTTGTTATTATATAATATGATATTAATCATCTAAAAAGCTGCGCAATACTTCTGATCTGCTTGGATGACGTAGTTTTCTTAATGCTTTTGCTTCTATTTGCCTTATTCTTTCCCTAGTAACATCGAATTGTTTTCCTACTTCTTCTAAAGTATGATCGGTATTCATATCAATTCCAAAACGCATACGAAGAACTTTAGCTTCTCGAGCTGTAAGTCCTGATAATACATCATGTGTTGCTGATCTTAAACTTTCAGATGTAGCTGAATCTAGTGGAAGTTCTAATGTAGTATCTTCTATAAAGTCACCTAAATGAGAATCATCATCATCTCCTATAGGAGTTTCCATAGATATAGGTTCTTTAGCTATTTTTAAAACTTTTCTAATTTTATCTTCTGGAATTAACATTTTTTCAGAAAGTTCTTCAGGTGTTGGCTCACGTCCTGTTTCTTGAAGTATTTGTCTAGAAATACGATTAAGTTTATTAATA from Buchnera aphidicola (Aphis helianthi) includes:
- the nusG gene encoding transcription termination/antitermination protein NusG → MHENPKKKWYVLQAFSGFESRVAQSIREHVKLNKMQEFFGEVMVPSEEVVEIRGGQRRKSEHKFFPGYVLIQMIMTDTTWHLMRNIPRVLGFIGGKSDKPSPISDKEVETIVNRLRQIGDKPRPKTLFEPGEMIRVNDGPFADFNGVVEEVDYEKSRLKVSVSIFGRSTPVELDFRQVEKN
- the secE gene encoding preprotein translocase subunit SecE, whose protein sequence is MSIQISNQKKNKNIEKIKWIFILINFILCILIHCYFNKINLFIRISLIIFLISCTIAILIYTKKGKAILAYINASKSEMQKIIWPKYKETLYTTFIIIFVTIFMSLLLWGLDSIIFRLIAFIISLRL
- the murB gene encoding UDP-N-acetylmuramate dehydrogenase, whose protein sequence is MHKNKIYQKSLKDLNTFSIDVTAKKIIFVRSIQSLINICKTCNLSNIPYIILGEGSNVLFLENYKGIVIINRIKGIKVKEQINAWLLHVYSGEKWNDLVKYTLRMGFFGLENLALIPGCLGSAAIQNIGAYGLEFKNICQYVDIISLENSKIIRIKKDLCKFSYRDSIFKYKYKDKYAVLAVGIKIYKKWNPIIFKALLKNINITEVNPYKIYNSICQIRKKKLPNVNKLGNAGSFFKNPIISKKKAKKILSLYINIPHYLQIDGSIKISAAWLIEKYNFNNIQIGDAAIYKKQKLILINRKKAHPKEILKLAEIIQKSILKKFKIWLEPEIDFINAMGRIKLLKNI
- the metF gene encoding methylenetetrahydrofolate reductase, whose amino-acid sequence is MSFLKNEYHQDIVNQKLSNLNKLIRCSFEFFPPKNIYLEEKLFSSVIQLNKLKPFFFSVTYGANSGERKKTYTIVKKIYEKTGVITAPHLTCVDATPSELEKIAKFYWENGIRSIFALRGDSDNTNHLHQMYAYDLVVLLKKIADFDISVAAYPEIHPEAKNAQSDILSLKKKVDAGANRAITQFFFNTESYLRFRDNCIKNNINVEIIPGILPIYNFSQLKQFSKLTNVHIPSWMFEIFNRLTNDLITQRIIGASIVIDIIKNLSKEGVKNFHFYTLNQSDVVYSICRLFGF
- the argE gene encoding acetylornithine deacetylase, coding for MKRKIPSFIQMYESFIKIPTISSEKKTIDQSNKVLIDLLANYFSELNFLIQIINIPNTNKFNMLSSLGIGNGGLLFSGHTDTVDFDENAWTKDPFKLTKKDDKLYGLGVVDMKGFFAFLLDVISSINIKKLKKPIYILATANEETDMSGARYFSQSTNIKPDCIIIGEPTSLKLIKAHKGHISYKIDIIGNTGHSSNPSNGINSIEIAYEVIKNLIDLKKYLQQNYSHQDFSISYPTMNLGSINGGNAINRICSLCSITFEIRPIPKLNLKTLEILLKEKLKKINKKWPNRIFLKNLFFSVPAYEISKKHKIVQKIENFCKIESTTANYCTEAPFLNKIAPTLILGPGSIDQAHYPDEYLHCSFIEPTKNILKQLIIKFCC
- the argC gene encoding N-acetyl-gamma-glutamyl-phosphate reductase; this encodes MLNVLIVGASGYSGAELVNYINRHKFARIKKIFLSKDSIDIGKLFSDLHPEYTNIINLSFESIENFALIKNNIDVVFLATDHNVSHTLVPFFIEHNCVVIDLSGAYRINDISIYLEYYGFIHQYKKILKKSVYGLAEWNQKKIKEAKLIAIPGCYATCIQLALKPILESNILSKSYIPIVNAISGVSGAGRKPSINNSFCEVSLSPYNIFTHRHTPEIIAHLGIPIIFIPHLGPFARGIIATITCKLKTNVKLNHIYDIYNIFYKDKSLIRVYQNTFPSIKGIVKLPFCDIGFTIQDEYLVIVTAEDNLLKGAAAQAIQCFNIRFGFNETESII
- the argB gene encoding acetylglutamate kinase, translating into MNSLVIKLGGVLLESDNAMMGLFKAIYDYQKSNKRNILIIHGGGRLIDNLMNKLSLPITKKNGLRITPSEHINVITGALSGTANKILLAWALKNKINAVGLCLSDGQSTNIEILDKDLGHVGKVKPGSPVFLLNLCEQGILPIISSIGITNDGKLMNVNADLAATAIAKTLGAHLILLSDISSILDGKGQRIKEINNVEAKKLISQGIITNGMIVKVNAALDAAKTLHNSVDIASWQNTEDLKLLFNGVNIGTRVLI
- a CDS encoding argininosuccinate synthase, whose amino-acid sequence is MTSNLEKVVLAYSGGLDTSAIIPWLKETYKLDVIAFVADIGQSKNDLNDINKKALQSGASSCHIFDLKDDFIENYVFPILKTGALYEGTYLLGTALARPIIAKKQVEFALSIGAKFLCHGATGKGNDQIRFEMAYAALAPHLTVIAPWRQWNLNSRESLLDYLNKKNINTTATLEKIYSKDENAWHISTEGGLLENLWNRTNRDCWSWTTDPENAPDKPEYILLNINQGSVSAINNEHVTPLKCIKELNKIGSKHSIGRLDIVENRIVGIKSRGCYETPGGTIVNTALRAIEQLVFDRESFNWREKIGLEMSTVVYDGRWFTPIRESLQCAANSLASLLNGKVVLKLYKGSVIAVQKKSLCSLYSEEYATFSKDEVYKHSDAEGFIRLFSLSSRIRALNKLK
- the argH gene encoding argininosuccinate lyase; amino-acid sequence: MSLWGGRFLDESNKLFKEFNASLSFDYILAQEDICASIAWSKSLLETGVLTKTEQKQIEVALICLKQEIYTNPEQILKSDYEDIHSWIESNLIKKIGELGKKLHTGRSRNDQITTDLKLWCKNNIQILSQSILNFQKILILTAESYYDVIMPGYTHLQRAQPITFSYWCLAYIEMFKRDFSRLEDTLKRLNVSPLGSGALSGTGWNIDRDKLALSMGFRSATNNALDSVSDRDYVVELLSSASISMMHLSRFSEDLIFFNSSEANFIELSDSIASGSSLMPQKKNPDALELIRGKCSRVYGSLFSILVVLKGLPLSYNKDMQEDKESLFDAIRTWNNSLLMAILILKNIKVNRLSCYQAAEKGYSNATEVADYLVKKGITFREAHNISGKIVLRAINENKALKDLDLFIFQEYNNLIENDIYDHITLEACIKKRTSKGGVSLNEVQDAIIKEKIRLNIV
- a CDS encoding rhodanese-like domain-containing protein, with product MNNILFFISNNLALSAIWLFFLIIIVVLIYKQFYLKEKIINNLDAIKLINEKNATIIDTRSLELYNTGHILNAIHIPLNDISFKKIKELNLSTVVPVILIIHSSNNNNKYIKKFIDNGISNIYILKNGMEAWNTENLPVITNKNNN
- the secB gene encoding protein-export chaperone SecB produces the protein MIEKQLEKKVFAIQRIYIKDISFEAPNTPAIFEKKCIPTMKFNINTDVKKIKLDIFEIILQVRVIVESKKDLVFLCDVHQAGIFLISKFNEQELKYCIASYCPNILFPYARTCISSLVSYGSFPQLNLAPINFDDILNQNSNLKKDNIDIN